A stretch of the Acyrthosiphon pisum isolate AL4f chromosome A2, pea_aphid_22Mar2018_4r6ur, whole genome shotgun sequence genome encodes the following:
- the LOC100163885 gene encoding alpha-aminoadipic semialdehyde synthase, mitochondrial isoform X2, which produces MSDSGDESTLLKKTGKVIAIRREDQSVWERRAPFAPANVAELTKNGVKVIVQPANRRAYPVQAYVNAGAVIQEDISEASVIFGVKQVPVDLLLPNKTYCMFSHTIKAQDANMAMLDAILEKNIRLIDYEKLMNSSGNRVVAFGKYAGIAGIINILHGLGLRLLALGHHTPLMHIGPAHNYRNSMMARQALRDAGYEIALGMMPKSIGPVTFVFTGSGNVSQGAQEIFQELPHEYVPPSMLQKVAEHGGSTKFYACVVTRKDYLERIDGGGYDQEEYEQYPSKYRSTFNKKIAPYASVIINGIYWAPDCSKLLTVPDAKLLLTPSQLPWIPISEGAPGLPHRLLGICDISADPGGSIEFMNECTTIDNPFCLYDAHLHKDTKSFRGSGVLVCSIDNMPTQLPMESTDLFGNLVLPYAMNILQSDATKPLEDHDFSPAVLGAIIASNGSLTERFEYIKELRLANKFASSNVDHTGKRVLVLGSGHVCGPLIEYLLKDESLIIVLGSMDMSGSNSLANKFNRVQSTQLNILEDLSYLKELVGQSDLVVSLLPSQFHHLVAEQCIELKKNMVTASYCSDKMSQLHDRAVEAGITIVNEVGLDPGIDHLLAMECIDQIHEEGGKIDSFVSYCGGLPAPEYSNNPLRYKFSWFPRGALLNTVAEAKYLRNHEIIDIPAGGALMNSTTELNFLPGFSFEGFPNRDSTRYAKLYGIAAEVQTMIRGTIRYKGFSEMMMILQKLRLIESKDHAALHPNGPDITWCQLICTLLEINDIDMFYENMLSKVADKIGPSVLEKIMDLGLLTEEPVLKLGSPLDTFSQFIASKLSLNKNERDLVVLYHDIGVLWPGNRYEKKLVTLVSYGETNGHTAMAKTVGVPTAIAATMVLQGEIQAKGMVLPFTPDIYRPMLTRLRLEGISAQTTNVRS; this is translated from the exons ACCGGGAAAGTGATAGCCATACGAAGAGAAGATCAATCCGTGTGGGAAAGGAGAGCCCCGTTCGCGCCAGCCAATGTGGCCGAATTAACCAAGAACGGCGTCAAAGTAATCGTCCAACCGGCAAATAGAAGAGCTTATCCCGttcaa GCATATGTAAACGCCGGAGCAGTGATACAAGAAGACATATCCGAGGCGTCGGTGATATTCGGCGTGAAACAAGTCCCTGTTGATTTGCTGTTACCGAACAAAACCTACTGTATGTTCTCGCACACAATCAAAGCACAAGACGCCAATATGGCCATGCTGGACGCCATTTTAGAAAAA AACATACGGCTAATAGATTATGAAAAGCTGATGAATTCTTCCGGGAATAGAGTAGTGGCTTTTGGGAAATACGCCGGGATTGCaggtatcataaatattttacacggTTTGGGATTGCGATTGCTGGCTCTTGGACACCATACACCGCTAATG CACATCGGGCCTGCCCACAATTACAGGAATTCGATGATGGCCAGACAAGCGCTAAGGGATGCTGGGTACGAGATCGCGTTGGGCATGATGCCTAAATCGATAGGCCCGGTTACGTTTGTCTTTACAGG GTCAGGAAACGTGTCGCAAGGTGCACAAGAAATATTCCAAGAGCTACCACACGAGTACGTTCCACCGTCTATGCTCCAAAAAGTTGCAGAACATGGAG GCAGCACAAAGTTTTACGCGTGCGTGGTAACGCGTAAAGATTATTTGGAAAGAATTGATGGCGGAGGGTATGACCAAGAAGAATATGAACAATATCCCTCTAAATACAGATCGACGTTCAACAAAAAG ATCGCTCCGTATGCTTCAGTCATAATCAACGGTATATATTGGGCTCCAGATTGCTCCAAGCTGTTGACGGTGCCAGATGCAAAGTTACTACTGACTCCTTCTCAGCTCCCATGGATACCGATATCCGAGGGCGCACCGGGACTTCCACACAGGTTACTGGGCATCTGTGATATATCTGCAGACCCGGGCGGTTCCATAGAGTTTATGAACGAGTGCACGACCATTGACAATCCGTTTTGCCTATATGACGCACATTTACACAAAGACACCAAAAG TTTCAGAGGATCGGGAGTGTTGGTGTGCTCGATAGATAATATGCCGACGCAGCTGCCAATGGAATCCACAGACTTATTTGGAAACTTAGTACTTCCGTACGCCATGAATATACTTCAATCGGACGCCACTAAGCCACTGGAAGATCATGATTTTTCGCCAGCGGTTCTAGGA GCTATCATTGCCAGCAATGGTTCACTGACCGAACGATTTGAATACATCAAAGAGTTGAGGCTAGCCAATAAATTTGCTTCCTCCAACGTTGATCACACTGGCAAAAGAGTATTGGTGCTCGGCTCAGGTCATGTTTGTGGACCGTTAATCGAATATCTCTTAAAAGATGAATCGTTAATAATTGTACTCG GTTCTATGGACATGAGTGGATCGAACAGCTTGGCAAACAAGTTCAACAGAGTTCAGTCAACTCAATTAAATATCTTGGAGGACTTGAGTTACTTAAAAGAGCTTGTGGGACAATCGGATTTGGTTGTGTCGCTCCTCCCTAGCCAATTCCACCACTTGGTGGCTGAACAGTGTATAGAATTGAAAAAGAACATGGTGACGGCTTCGTACTGTTCGGATAAAATGTCGCAGCTGCACGATAG AGCTGTCGAAGCCGGTATAACCATTGTCAATGAAGTTGGCTTGGATCCGGGCATCGACCATCTATTGGCCATGGAATGCATCGATCAGATACATGAAGAGGGTGGTAAAATCGACTCGTTCGTATCGTATTGTGGGGGTTTGCCAGCTCCCGAATACTCCAACAATCCACTGAGATATAAGTTCTCGTGGTTTCCTCGCGGGGCGCTTTTGAATACTGTAGCTGAAGCCAAATACCTACGAAATCACGAG ATAATCGATATCCCTGCCGGCGGTGCTCTAATGAATAGCACGACCGAATTGAATTTCTTACCAGGGTTTTCGTTTGAAGGCTTCCCGAACCGGGACAGCACCCGATACGCCAAACTTTACGGCATAGCAGCTGAAGTACAGACCATGATCAGGGGTACGATACGGTATAAAG GTTTTTCTGAGATGATGATGATACTACAAAAACTACGCCTTATCGAGTCTAAAGACCACGCTGCCCTCCACCCAAATGGACCTGACATCACGTGG TGTCAGTTGATTTGCACGCTACTGGAGATCAATGACATCGATATGTTCTACGAGAATATGTTGTCGAAAGTAGCAGATAAGATCGGACCATCAGTCCTGGAAAAAATCATGGATCTAGGACTGTTAACAGAGGAACCAGTATTAAAACTCGGCTCGCCGTTAGACACGTTTTCACAATTTATCGCTTCAAAATTGTCTTTAA ATAAGAACGAAAGGGACCTGGTGGTGTTGTACCACGACATTGGAGTTTTGTGGCCTGGCAATCGGTATGAAAAGAAATTGGTAACGCTTGTGTCTTATGGTGAAACCAACGGACACACAGCAATGGCGAAGACAGTCGGAGTACCGACAGCAATAGCAGCTACTATGGTCCTCcaag GAGAAATACAAGCAAAGGGCATGGTGTTGCCGTTCACTCCGGATATTTACAGGCCCATGTTGACAAGATTAAGGCTCGAGGGGATATCTGCGCAAACCACGAACGTCCGCTCgtga
- the LOC100163885 gene encoding alpha-aminoadipic semialdehyde synthase, mitochondrial isoform X1, with product MLRSFKYYSGFTLARKKHTGKVIAIRREDQSVWERRAPFAPANVAELTKNGVKVIVQPANRRAYPVQAYVNAGAVIQEDISEASVIFGVKQVPVDLLLPNKTYCMFSHTIKAQDANMAMLDAILEKNIRLIDYEKLMNSSGNRVVAFGKYAGIAGIINILHGLGLRLLALGHHTPLMHIGPAHNYRNSMMARQALRDAGYEIALGMMPKSIGPVTFVFTGSGNVSQGAQEIFQELPHEYVPPSMLQKVAEHGGSTKFYACVVTRKDYLERIDGGGYDQEEYEQYPSKYRSTFNKKIAPYASVIINGIYWAPDCSKLLTVPDAKLLLTPSQLPWIPISEGAPGLPHRLLGICDISADPGGSIEFMNECTTIDNPFCLYDAHLHKDTKSFRGSGVLVCSIDNMPTQLPMESTDLFGNLVLPYAMNILQSDATKPLEDHDFSPAVLGAIIASNGSLTERFEYIKELRLANKFASSNVDHTGKRVLVLGSGHVCGPLIEYLLKDESLIIVLGSMDMSGSNSLANKFNRVQSTQLNILEDLSYLKELVGQSDLVVSLLPSQFHHLVAEQCIELKKNMVTASYCSDKMSQLHDRAVEAGITIVNEVGLDPGIDHLLAMECIDQIHEEGGKIDSFVSYCGGLPAPEYSNNPLRYKFSWFPRGALLNTVAEAKYLRNHEIIDIPAGGALMNSTTELNFLPGFSFEGFPNRDSTRYAKLYGIAAEVQTMIRGTIRYKGFSEMMMILQKLRLIESKDHAALHPNGPDITWCQLICTLLEINDIDMFYENMLSKVADKIGPSVLEKIMDLGLLTEEPVLKLGSPLDTFSQFIASKLSLNKNERDLVVLYHDIGVLWPGNRYEKKLVTLVSYGETNGHTAMAKTVGVPTAIAATMVLQGEIQAKGMVLPFTPDIYRPMLTRLRLEGISAQTTNVRS from the exons atgttacgGAGTTTTAAGTATTATAGCGGTTTTACGCTAGCCCGAAAAAAACAC ACCGGGAAAGTGATAGCCATACGAAGAGAAGATCAATCCGTGTGGGAAAGGAGAGCCCCGTTCGCGCCAGCCAATGTGGCCGAATTAACCAAGAACGGCGTCAAAGTAATCGTCCAACCGGCAAATAGAAGAGCTTATCCCGttcaa GCATATGTAAACGCCGGAGCAGTGATACAAGAAGACATATCCGAGGCGTCGGTGATATTCGGCGTGAAACAAGTCCCTGTTGATTTGCTGTTACCGAACAAAACCTACTGTATGTTCTCGCACACAATCAAAGCACAAGACGCCAATATGGCCATGCTGGACGCCATTTTAGAAAAA AACATACGGCTAATAGATTATGAAAAGCTGATGAATTCTTCCGGGAATAGAGTAGTGGCTTTTGGGAAATACGCCGGGATTGCaggtatcataaatattttacacggTTTGGGATTGCGATTGCTGGCTCTTGGACACCATACACCGCTAATG CACATCGGGCCTGCCCACAATTACAGGAATTCGATGATGGCCAGACAAGCGCTAAGGGATGCTGGGTACGAGATCGCGTTGGGCATGATGCCTAAATCGATAGGCCCGGTTACGTTTGTCTTTACAGG GTCAGGAAACGTGTCGCAAGGTGCACAAGAAATATTCCAAGAGCTACCACACGAGTACGTTCCACCGTCTATGCTCCAAAAAGTTGCAGAACATGGAG GCAGCACAAAGTTTTACGCGTGCGTGGTAACGCGTAAAGATTATTTGGAAAGAATTGATGGCGGAGGGTATGACCAAGAAGAATATGAACAATATCCCTCTAAATACAGATCGACGTTCAACAAAAAG ATCGCTCCGTATGCTTCAGTCATAATCAACGGTATATATTGGGCTCCAGATTGCTCCAAGCTGTTGACGGTGCCAGATGCAAAGTTACTACTGACTCCTTCTCAGCTCCCATGGATACCGATATCCGAGGGCGCACCGGGACTTCCACACAGGTTACTGGGCATCTGTGATATATCTGCAGACCCGGGCGGTTCCATAGAGTTTATGAACGAGTGCACGACCATTGACAATCCGTTTTGCCTATATGACGCACATTTACACAAAGACACCAAAAG TTTCAGAGGATCGGGAGTGTTGGTGTGCTCGATAGATAATATGCCGACGCAGCTGCCAATGGAATCCACAGACTTATTTGGAAACTTAGTACTTCCGTACGCCATGAATATACTTCAATCGGACGCCACTAAGCCACTGGAAGATCATGATTTTTCGCCAGCGGTTCTAGGA GCTATCATTGCCAGCAATGGTTCACTGACCGAACGATTTGAATACATCAAAGAGTTGAGGCTAGCCAATAAATTTGCTTCCTCCAACGTTGATCACACTGGCAAAAGAGTATTGGTGCTCGGCTCAGGTCATGTTTGTGGACCGTTAATCGAATATCTCTTAAAAGATGAATCGTTAATAATTGTACTCG GTTCTATGGACATGAGTGGATCGAACAGCTTGGCAAACAAGTTCAACAGAGTTCAGTCAACTCAATTAAATATCTTGGAGGACTTGAGTTACTTAAAAGAGCTTGTGGGACAATCGGATTTGGTTGTGTCGCTCCTCCCTAGCCAATTCCACCACTTGGTGGCTGAACAGTGTATAGAATTGAAAAAGAACATGGTGACGGCTTCGTACTGTTCGGATAAAATGTCGCAGCTGCACGATAG AGCTGTCGAAGCCGGTATAACCATTGTCAATGAAGTTGGCTTGGATCCGGGCATCGACCATCTATTGGCCATGGAATGCATCGATCAGATACATGAAGAGGGTGGTAAAATCGACTCGTTCGTATCGTATTGTGGGGGTTTGCCAGCTCCCGAATACTCCAACAATCCACTGAGATATAAGTTCTCGTGGTTTCCTCGCGGGGCGCTTTTGAATACTGTAGCTGAAGCCAAATACCTACGAAATCACGAG ATAATCGATATCCCTGCCGGCGGTGCTCTAATGAATAGCACGACCGAATTGAATTTCTTACCAGGGTTTTCGTTTGAAGGCTTCCCGAACCGGGACAGCACCCGATACGCCAAACTTTACGGCATAGCAGCTGAAGTACAGACCATGATCAGGGGTACGATACGGTATAAAG GTTTTTCTGAGATGATGATGATACTACAAAAACTACGCCTTATCGAGTCTAAAGACCACGCTGCCCTCCACCCAAATGGACCTGACATCACGTGG TGTCAGTTGATTTGCACGCTACTGGAGATCAATGACATCGATATGTTCTACGAGAATATGTTGTCGAAAGTAGCAGATAAGATCGGACCATCAGTCCTGGAAAAAATCATGGATCTAGGACTGTTAACAGAGGAACCAGTATTAAAACTCGGCTCGCCGTTAGACACGTTTTCACAATTTATCGCTTCAAAATTGTCTTTAA ATAAGAACGAAAGGGACCTGGTGGTGTTGTACCACGACATTGGAGTTTTGTGGCCTGGCAATCGGTATGAAAAGAAATTGGTAACGCTTGTGTCTTATGGTGAAACCAACGGACACACAGCAATGGCGAAGACAGTCGGAGTACCGACAGCAATAGCAGCTACTATGGTCCTCcaag GAGAAATACAAGCAAAGGGCATGGTGTTGCCGTTCACTCCGGATATTTACAGGCCCATGTTGACAAGATTAAGGCTCGAGGGGATATCTGCGCAAACCACGAACGTCCGCTCgtga